A DNA window from Hydrogenophaga taeniospiralis contains the following coding sequences:
- a CDS encoding TolC family protein, with translation MEPLSPASGGRLRPRGHAVSRWHALIVPARLALLIGLAAAPLARAAEPLTLPQAVEAALARSPALSAQDAAARSAREMAVAAGQRPDPVLRLSLENLPVEGPERFSTTRDFMTSKAVSLMQTFPSEDKRRARTARFEREADAARAERGVRSAAIQRETAMAWLERHALEQRVALLQVQLDEARLLVQASEAAARGGGGALADWIAARDAVAQLQQTLLAVEAERTNARHALARWTGGPPEQPLAAPPELAELPPAATGVSGRLAHHPELVQLAAREAAAAAEAEVARRERDPDWSTELMFGLRGPGYANMVSLAVSVPWQWDRPQRQDRELAARLARVDELRDEREERAREHQAETERWLVAWRAGLAQLALIDTGRLPLAEQRIQATLAAYRGGRAPLREVLAARRMALDLRMERIDLRLSTARLWARLAYLIPTENTVAATVRPEQE, from the coding sequence ATGGAACCCCTTTCCCCGGCGTCCGGCGGGCGCCTTCGCCCCCGTGGCCATGCCGTCAGCCGCTGGCACGCCTTGATCGTCCCCGCGCGCCTCGCGCTCCTGATCGGCCTGGCGGCAGCGCCACTGGCGCGCGCCGCCGAACCGCTGACATTGCCCCAGGCCGTTGAGGCGGCACTGGCGCGTTCGCCGGCCCTGAGCGCCCAGGATGCCGCCGCCCGCTCGGCGCGCGAGATGGCCGTGGCCGCCGGCCAGCGCCCCGACCCCGTGCTGCGTCTGTCGCTGGAGAACCTGCCCGTCGAAGGGCCGGAGCGTTTCAGCACCACACGCGATTTCATGACCTCGAAGGCGGTCTCGCTGATGCAGACGTTCCCCAGCGAAGACAAGCGACGGGCGCGAACGGCCCGTTTCGAGCGCGAGGCCGACGCGGCCCGGGCCGAGCGTGGCGTGCGGTCCGCCGCCATCCAGCGCGAGACCGCCATGGCCTGGCTGGAGCGCCACGCGCTGGAGCAGAGGGTGGCACTGCTGCAGGTGCAGCTCGACGAGGCTCGCCTGCTGGTGCAGGCCTCCGAAGCCGCGGCCCGCGGTGGTGGAGGGGCGCTGGCCGACTGGATCGCGGCGCGCGACGCGGTGGCGCAGTTGCAGCAGACCCTGTTGGCCGTCGAGGCCGAGCGCACCAACGCCCGCCATGCCCTGGCCCGCTGGACCGGGGGGCCTCCCGAGCAACCACTGGCCGCACCACCCGAACTCGCCGAGCTCCCGCCCGCGGCGACGGGCGTGAGCGGGCGTCTGGCGCACCACCCCGAACTCGTGCAGCTCGCCGCGCGGGAGGCCGCGGCGGCGGCCGAAGCCGAGGTGGCGCGCCGCGAGCGCGATCCCGACTGGAGCACCGAGCTGATGTTCGGTCTGCGCGGCCCGGGCTACGCGAACATGGTCTCTCTGGCCGTCTCGGTGCCCTGGCAGTGGGACCGTCCCCAGCGGCAGGACCGGGAACTCGCGGCCCGGCTGGCGCGGGTCGACGAGTTGCGCGACGAGCGCGAGGAGCGCGCGCGCGAACACCAGGCCGAGACCGAGCGCTGGCTGGTGGCCTGGCGTGCCGGCCTCGCCCAGCTGGCCCTGATCGACACCGGCCGGCTGCCGCTGGCCGAGCAGCGCATACAGGCCACCCTGGCCGCCTACCGGGGTGGCCGGGCCCCGCTGCGGGAGGTGCTGGCCGCGCGGCGCATGGCGCTGGACCTGCGGATGGAGCGCATCGACCTGCGGTTGTCCACCGCCCGTCTGTGGGCCCGGCTGGCGTATCTCATCCCGACCGAAAACACAGTGGCCGCCACGGTGCGGCCGGAACAGGAATGA
- a CDS encoding efflux RND transporter permease subunit, whose amino-acid sequence MIARLIHWSIANRFLVLLAAVLITAWGVVSMLRTPLDALPDLSDTQVIIRTSWPGQAPQIVENQVTYPLTTTMLSVPGARAVRGYSMFGDSFVYVLFDDGVDLYWARSRVLEYLNQVQSRLPSAARSSLGPDATGVGWIYQYALVDRSGRQSLDQLRALQDWFLRFELKTVPDVAEVASLGGMVRQYQIVLDPDKLAAYRITQAMVSQAVGRANQEAGGSVLELGEAEYAVRANGYLKTLDDFRAIPLTTTDAGISVRLGDVARVQLGPEMRRGIGELDGEGEAAGGLIVMRSGKNALQTIRAVKARLAELQRGLPEGVEIVPVYDRSGLIERAVDNLGFKLLEEFLVVALVCALFLFHLRSALVAIVSLPLGILAAFIVMQQQGVNANIMSLGGIAIAIGAMVDAAVVMIENAHKHLERWAHEHPGQILDGEPRWRVVGEAAAEVGPALFFSLLIITLSFIPVFTLQAQEGRLFAPLAYTKTYAMAAAAGLAVTLIPVLMGYLIRGRIPEETANPLNRLLIAGYRPCLDAVLRAPRLTLVVAALLLLASLWPLRHIGAEFMPRLDEGDLLYMPTALPGLSAGKAAELLQQTDRLIKTVPEVHRVYGKAGRSDSATDPAPLEMFETTIQFKPRSAWRAGMTPDKLVEELDRTVRVPGLSNIWVPPIRNRIDMLATGIKSPVGVKVAGADLATIDRLTGQIEAAVKTVPGVSSALAERLTGGRYIDVDIRRDDAARYGLNIADVQDVIAGAVGGMEIGQTVEGLQRYPINLRYPRELRDSLAALRALPIVSPSGQRLVLSDVARIAVADGPPMLRSENARLAGFVYVDIRGRDLRGAVLEMQRVVAERVVLPAGYSVSWSGQFEFLERASAQLKLVVPFTLLIIFVLLYLTFRRFDEALLIMSTLPFALVGGVWLLWALGHNLSVASAVGFIALAGVAAEFGVIMLLYLKQAWVTRLDAGQATDADLLEAIREGAVLRVRPKAMTVAVIVAGLLPLFWGDGAGSEVMQRIAAPMVGGMLSAPLLSMLVIPAVYRLMRRRPA is encoded by the coding sequence ATGATCGCGCGCCTCATCCACTGGAGCATCGCCAACCGCTTCCTGGTGCTGCTGGCCGCCGTGTTGATCACCGCCTGGGGTGTGGTGTCCATGCTGCGCACGCCGCTGGACGCGCTGCCCGACCTGTCGGACACCCAGGTCATCATCCGCACCAGCTGGCCCGGCCAGGCGCCGCAGATCGTCGAGAACCAGGTCACCTACCCGCTGACCACCACCATGCTGTCGGTGCCCGGCGCCAGGGCGGTGCGTGGCTATTCGATGTTCGGCGACAGCTTCGTCTATGTGCTGTTCGACGACGGCGTGGACCTCTACTGGGCGCGCTCGCGGGTGCTGGAGTACCTGAACCAGGTGCAGTCGCGGCTGCCGTCCGCGGCCAGGTCGTCGCTGGGGCCCGACGCCACCGGCGTGGGCTGGATCTACCAGTACGCGCTGGTGGACCGCAGCGGCCGGCAGAGCCTGGACCAGCTCCGCGCGCTGCAGGACTGGTTCCTGCGCTTCGAGCTCAAGACCGTGCCCGACGTGGCCGAGGTCGCCAGCCTCGGTGGCATGGTGCGCCAATACCAGATCGTGCTCGACCCCGACAAGCTGGCCGCCTACCGCATCACGCAGGCGATGGTGAGCCAGGCGGTGGGACGCGCTAACCAGGAGGCGGGCGGTTCGGTGCTCGAACTCGGCGAGGCCGAATACGCGGTGCGCGCCAACGGTTACCTGAAGACACTCGACGATTTCCGTGCCATCCCGCTGACGACCACCGACGCGGGCATTTCGGTGCGTCTGGGCGACGTGGCCCGGGTCCAGCTCGGTCCCGAGATGCGCCGGGGCATCGGTGAACTCGATGGCGAGGGCGAAGCCGCGGGCGGCCTGATCGTGATGCGCTCGGGCAAGAACGCGCTGCAGACCATCCGCGCCGTCAAGGCCAGGCTCGCCGAGTTGCAGCGGGGGCTGCCCGAAGGCGTGGAGATCGTGCCGGTGTACGACCGCTCGGGGCTGATCGAGCGCGCGGTGGACAACCTCGGCTTCAAGCTGCTGGAGGAGTTCCTGGTGGTGGCGCTGGTGTGCGCGCTGTTTCTGTTTCACCTGCGCAGCGCCCTGGTGGCCATCGTCTCGCTGCCGCTGGGCATCCTGGCGGCGTTCATCGTGATGCAGCAGCAGGGCGTGAACGCCAACATCATGTCGCTGGGCGGGATCGCGATCGCCATCGGTGCGATGGTCGACGCCGCGGTGGTGATGATCGAGAACGCGCACAAGCACCTGGAACGCTGGGCCCATGAACACCCCGGTCAGATTCTGGACGGCGAGCCGCGCTGGCGCGTCGTCGGCGAGGCCGCCGCCGAGGTGGGGCCCGCGCTATTCTTTTCGCTGCTCATCATCACGCTGAGCTTCATCCCGGTGTTCACGTTGCAGGCGCAGGAGGGCCGGCTGTTCGCGCCCCTGGCCTACACCAAGACCTATGCCATGGCGGCCGCGGCCGGACTGGCCGTGACGCTGATTCCGGTGCTGATGGGTTACCTGATCCGCGGGCGCATTCCCGAGGAGACCGCCAACCCTCTGAACCGGCTGCTGATCGCAGGGTACCGCCCCTGCCTCGACGCCGTGCTGCGGGCGCCCAGGCTGACGCTCGTGGTGGCGGCCCTGCTGCTGCTGGCGAGCCTGTGGCCCCTGCGGCACATTGGCGCCGAGTTCATGCCGCGGCTGGACGAGGGCGATCTGCTGTACATGCCGACCGCGCTGCCCGGGTTGTCGGCCGGCAAGGCCGCCGAGCTGCTGCAGCAGACCGACCGCCTGATCAAGACCGTGCCCGAGGTGCACCGTGTCTACGGCAAGGCCGGTCGTTCGGACAGCGCCACCGACCCCGCCCCGCTGGAGATGTTCGAGACCACGATCCAGTTCAAGCCACGCAGCGCGTGGCGTGCGGGCATGACGCCGGACAAGCTGGTGGAAGAGCTGGACCGCACCGTGCGCGTGCCCGGCCTGTCCAACATCTGGGTGCCACCGATCCGCAACCGCATCGACATGCTGGCCACCGGCATCAAAAGCCCGGTGGGCGTGAAGGTGGCCGGGGCCGACCTGGCCACCATCGACCGTCTCACGGGCCAGATCGAGGCCGCGGTCAAGACCGTGCCCGGCGTGAGCAGCGCGCTGGCCGAGCGCCTGACCGGCGGGCGCTACATCGACGTGGACATCCGGCGTGACGACGCGGCGCGCTATGGCCTGAACATCGCCGATGTGCAGGACGTCATCGCCGGCGCGGTGGGCGGCATGGAGATCGGACAGACCGTCGAAGGCCTGCAGCGCTACCCCATCAACCTGCGCTACCCGCGCGAGCTGCGGGACTCGCTGGCGGCGCTGCGCGCGCTGCCCATCGTCAGCCCGAGCGGCCAGCGCCTGGTGTTGTCGGACGTGGCGCGCATCGCGGTCGCCGACGGTCCGCCCATGCTGCGCAGCGAAAACGCGCGCCTGGCGGGCTTCGTCTACGTGGACATCCGCGGGCGCGACCTGCGTGGCGCGGTGCTGGAGATGCAGCGCGTGGTGGCCGAGCGGGTGGTGCTGCCGGCGGGCTACTCGGTGTCGTGGTCCGGTCAGTTCGAGTTTCTGGAACGGGCCAGCGCCCAGCTCAAGCTGGTGGTGCCGTTCACGCTGCTGATCATCTTCGTGCTGCTGTACCTGACCTTCCGCCGCTTTGACGAGGCACTGCTGATCATGAGCACGCTGCCGTTCGCGCTGGTGGGGGGCGTCTGGCTGCTGTGGGCGCTGGGGCACAACCTCTCGGTGGCCAGCGCGGTGGGCTTCATCGCGCTGGCTGGTGTGGCGGCCGAGTTCGGCGTGATCATGCTGCTGTACCTGAAGCAGGCCTGGGTCACGCGGCTGGACGCCGGGCAGGCAACCGATGCCGACCTGCTGGAGGCGATCCGCGAGGGCGCGGTGTTGCGGGTGCGGCCCAAGGCCATGACGGTGGCCGTGATCGTGGCCGGCTTGCTGCCCCTGTTCTGGGGCGATGGCGCTGGCAGCGAGGTGATGCAGCGCATCGCCGCGCCCATGGTGGGCGGCATGCTCAGCGCGCCGCTGCTGTCGATGCTGGTGATCCCGGCGGTGTACCGGCTGATGCGGCGGCGCCCGGCGTGA
- a CDS encoding siderophore ferric iron reductase — MNLGARAGGSLHDADLARVLQLARRIAPALRGEQGGAPLPGALRHGDEASPGPGALAALCRHWARSYPEAGAHYVALRCWGLAIWQPVYLSVIAAHLDTHVPRLAGLAQPVENGFPNGFQLPVHAPAQAAALSSRIRLAADELRALCQSMRAALMPLVTLHARAADRLQAECVLGALLLVRRSRPDLGDADDVAAWGELWLAQLGIAGGCGFFAYRARDGTPALALDRKVCCHHYRRHDGEPCSTCPKLPLDKRIARLLADAA, encoded by the coding sequence GTGAACCTGGGCGCGCGGGCCGGGGGTTCGTTGCACGACGCCGACCTCGCCCGCGTGTTGCAGCTGGCCCGGCGCATCGCACCCGCGCTGCGCGGCGAACAGGGCGGTGCACCGCTGCCCGGTGCGTTGCGCCATGGCGATGAGGCGTCGCCCGGGCCGGGCGCGCTGGCGGCGCTGTGCCGCCACTGGGCCCGGTCGTACCCGGAAGCCGGCGCGCACTATGTGGCGCTGCGCTGCTGGGGGCTGGCGATCTGGCAACCGGTCTATCTCAGCGTGATTGCCGCGCATCTCGACACGCATGTGCCCAGGCTGGCCGGCCTGGCGCAGCCCGTGGAGAACGGGTTTCCCAATGGCTTCCAGTTGCCGGTGCATGCCCCCGCGCAGGCCGCCGCGCTGTCGTCGCGCATCCGCCTGGCGGCGGACGAGCTGCGGGCCCTGTGCCAGTCCATGCGCGCGGCGCTGATGCCGCTGGTGACCCTGCACGCCCGCGCCGCCGACCGATTGCAGGCGGAGTGTGTGTTGGGCGCGCTGCTGCTGGTGCGGCGCAGCAGGCCTGACCTGGGCGACGCGGACGACGTTGCCGCGTGGGGGGAGCTCTGGCTGGCGCAGCTCGGCATTGCCGGCGGTTGCGGGTTTTTTGCCTACCGGGCCCGCGACGGGACGCCCGCGCTCGCCCTGGACCGCAAGGTGTGCTGTCACCACTATCGCCGCCACGACGGTGAGCCATGCAGCACCTGCCCCAAGCTCCCGCTCGACAAGCGCATCGCCCGCCTGCTGGCCGACGCTGCGTAG
- a CDS encoding aromatic ring-hydroxylating oxygenase subunit alpha, giving the protein MNDIARLVHVLPAFPQLPVGAYFDEALFAREQALIFNRSARYVGHEKAVPQVGDWHRLVQEDGGRVLVRNPQGVELISNVCRHRQALMLGGEAGDVAGSTNTRGNLSAAGGHIVCPLHRWTYNSAGELLGAPQFESKPCRNLQRFALRNCHGQLFEGARDPAQDMAPLFRRPEFDFSDYVLDHVEIHQCNYNWKTFIEVYLEDYHVAPFHPGLGSFVTCDDLSWELADWYSMQRVGVHASLNSPGSDVYSTWHDRLLSYRTGTPPDFGAVWVTYFPTHMIELYPHVLVLSTLYPKGPQDTVNVVEFYYPEEIVAFERDFIEAHRAAYMETAREDDEIGERMDAGRRALLARGASDAGPYQSPLEDGMQHFHAWYRRTMGAAFLP; this is encoded by the coding sequence ATGAACGATATTGCCCGCCTGGTGCATGTCCTGCCGGCGTTCCCGCAGTTGCCTGTCGGCGCCTACTTTGACGAAGCCCTGTTTGCCCGCGAGCAGGCGTTGATCTTCAACCGGTCCGCCCGGTATGTGGGCCATGAAAAGGCCGTCCCGCAGGTGGGGGACTGGCACCGGCTCGTGCAGGAGGACGGCGGCCGCGTCCTGGTGCGCAACCCGCAGGGCGTGGAGCTGATCTCCAATGTCTGCCGGCATCGCCAGGCACTGATGCTGGGCGGAGAGGCCGGCGACGTGGCCGGGTCGACCAACACCCGGGGCAACCTGTCGGCGGCGGGCGGGCACATCGTCTGCCCGCTGCATCGGTGGACGTACAACAGCGCCGGCGAGTTGCTGGGCGCGCCGCAGTTCGAATCCAAACCTTGCAGGAACCTGCAGCGGTTTGCGCTGCGCAACTGCCATGGCCAACTGTTCGAAGGCGCGCGCGACCCGGCGCAGGACATGGCGCCGCTGTTCAGACGGCCGGAGTTCGATTTCTCGGACTACGTGCTCGACCACGTGGAGATCCACCAGTGCAACTACAACTGGAAGACCTTCATCGAGGTCTATCTGGAGGACTACCACGTCGCCCCATTTCATCCCGGCCTGGGCAGCTTTGTCACCTGCGACGACCTGAGCTGGGAACTCGCCGACTGGTACAGCATGCAGCGTGTCGGCGTGCATGCGTCGTTGAACTCGCCGGGGTCGGATGTCTACAGCACCTGGCACGATCGGCTGCTGAGCTACCGCACCGGCACCCCGCCCGACTTCGGCGCGGTGTGGGTCACCTATTTCCCCACCCACATGATCGAGCTGTACCCGCATGTGCTGGTCCTGTCCACGCTCTACCCCAAGGGGCCGCAGGACACCGTCAACGTGGTGGAGTTCTATTACCCCGAGGAGATCGTGGCCTTCGAGCGGGACTTCATCGAGGCACACCGCGCCGCCTACATGGAGACGGCCAGGGAAGACGACGAGATCGGCGAGCGCATGGACGCGGGCCGACGCGCGCTGCTGGCGCGGGGCGCGTCCGACGCCGGGCCCTACCAGTCGCCGCTGGAGGATGGCATGCAGCATTTCCACGCGTGGTACCGCCGCACCATGGGCGCTGCGTTCCTGCCCTGA
- a CDS encoding IucA/IucC family protein, with translation MNVTIAHQIAHDPAHFADHLTPEVWAQANRLLLRKAIAEYAHELIVEPELLGPGQGGFAQYQLFSDDGAACYRFEAQCLALRHWHIKPESIRKRVNGAEQPLDALQFIIECRQRLGIREDLLPIYLDEISSTLFGSAYKRMKADAPSSAQLAEATDFQTIEVAMTEGHPGFVANNGRLGFTAADYRAYAPEAGSAIRVIWLAVHKDHAAFSSISTLSYEQLLAEELGQDTVDGFTREVAALGLDPTDYHFMPAHPWQWFNKLSIAFAGYVAQRKIICLAYGRDHYIAQQSIRTFFNTSDRSKRYVKTSLSILNMGFMRGLSPYYMSGTPAINEFIKELVSGDAFLRANGFTILQEVASIGFRNHYYEAAIPVDTPYKKMFSALWRESPLPLLQPGERLMTMAALLHVDKDGHALLPELIRRSGLGTVAWLQRYLASYLTPLLHCFYKHDLTFMPHGENLILVLDQHVPVRAIMKDIAEECAILDIGAKAWLPERVQRLAVDVPDHFKLLGIFIDVFDGVLRHINQVLVENGCCREDDFWRAVADCVCDYQDAHPELAAKFAHHDMFVPEFLHSCLNRLQLGNNVQMVNLADPASSLKMAGHLVNPIAGLRRHATARAAAPAVAESVE, from the coding sequence ATGAACGTCACCATCGCCCACCAGATCGCGCACGACCCGGCCCATTTCGCCGACCACCTGACGCCGGAGGTCTGGGCCCAGGCCAACCGCCTGCTGCTGCGCAAGGCCATCGCCGAATACGCCCACGAACTCATCGTCGAGCCCGAGTTGCTGGGCCCGGGGCAGGGCGGCTTTGCGCAGTACCAGCTGTTCTCGGACGACGGCGCCGCCTGCTACCGGTTCGAGGCGCAATGCCTGGCGCTGCGCCATTGGCACATCAAGCCCGAGTCCATCCGCAAGCGGGTCAACGGCGCCGAGCAGCCGCTGGACGCGCTGCAGTTCATCATCGAGTGCCGCCAGCGCCTGGGGATTCGCGAAGACCTGCTGCCCATCTACCTCGACGAGATCAGCAGCACCTTGTTCGGCAGCGCCTACAAGCGCATGAAGGCCGACGCGCCCAGCAGCGCCCAGCTGGCCGAGGCCACCGACTTCCAGACCATTGAAGTCGCCATGACCGAAGGCCACCCGGGTTTCGTCGCCAACAACGGGCGGCTGGGTTTCACCGCGGCCGACTACCGCGCCTATGCGCCGGAAGCCGGCTCGGCCATCCGCGTGATCTGGCTGGCCGTGCACAAGGACCACGCCGCTTTCTCCAGCATCTCCACGCTGAGCTACGAGCAGTTGCTGGCCGAAGAGCTCGGGCAGGACACGGTGGACGGCTTCACCCGCGAGGTGGCCGCGCTCGGCCTGGACCCGACCGACTACCACTTCATGCCGGCCCACCCCTGGCAGTGGTTCAACAAGCTGTCGATTGCGTTCGCCGGTTATGTGGCCCAGCGCAAGATCATCTGCCTGGCCTACGGTCGCGACCACTACATCGCCCAGCAGTCGATCCGCACCTTCTTCAACACCAGCGACCGCAGCAAGCGCTACGTCAAGACCTCGCTGTCCATCCTGAACATGGGCTTCATGCGTGGCCTGTCGCCGTACTACATGTCGGGCACGCCGGCCATCAACGAGTTCATCAAGGAACTGGTGAGCGGCGACGCCTTCCTGCGCGCCAACGGTTTCACCATCCTCCAGGAGGTGGCCTCCATCGGGTTTCGCAACCACTATTACGAGGCTGCGATACCGGTCGACACACCGTACAAGAAGATGTTTTCCGCGCTGTGGCGCGAAAGCCCGCTGCCGCTGCTCCAGCCGGGCGAGCGCCTGATGACCATGGCCGCGCTGCTGCATGTGGACAAGGACGGCCACGCCCTGCTGCCCGAACTGATCCGCCGGTCCGGGCTGGGAACGGTGGCGTGGCTGCAGCGCTATCTGGCGTCTTACCTGACGCCGCTGCTGCATTGCTTCTACAAGCACGACCTGACCTTCATGCCGCACGGCGAGAACCTGATCCTGGTGCTGGACCAACACGTGCCGGTGCGCGCCATCATGAAAGACATCGCCGAGGAATGCGCCATCCTCGACATCGGGGCCAAGGCGTGGCTGCCGGAACGCGTCCAGCGCCTGGCGGTGGACGTGCCCGACCACTTCAAGCTGCTGGGCATCTTCATCGATGTGTTCGACGGCGTGCTGCGCCACATCAACCAGGTGCTGGTGGAAAACGGCTGCTGCCGCGAGGACGACTTCTGGCGCGCGGTGGCCGACTGCGTGTGCGACTACCAGGACGCCCACCCCGAGCTGGCCGCAAAGTTCGCGCACCACGACATGTTCGTGCCCGAGTTCCTGCACTCCTGTCTGAACCGCCTGCAGCTCGGCAACAACGTGCAGATGGTCAACCTGGCCGATCCGGCCTCCAGCCTGAAGATGGCCGGCCACCTCGTGAATCCGATCGCCGGCTTGCGCCGCCATGCCACGGCCCGGGCCGCGGCGCCAGCGGTCGCGGAAAGCGTCGAGTGA
- a CDS encoding GNAT family N-acetyltransferase: MPTDTLHRRADADHRPYRDETGFVFRPLRVPNDIPTLHHWFTQPRAAFWLMQDKTEAQVREAYQRMMDSGTATAYIGWQGSRPAFLAECYDPAQDRIRAFYPVQPGDLGMHIFIGPPERRIAGFSRAAFHALMRFMFTHLGARRIVVEPDATNHKVHALNRSAGFVYDRDVVFPEKIASLAFCTGRDFQQATATTPEEAHS; the protein is encoded by the coding sequence ATGCCAACTGACACCCTGCACCGCCGCGCCGACGCCGACCACCGGCCCTACCGCGATGAGACCGGCTTCGTTTTCCGCCCGCTGCGGGTCCCGAACGACATCCCGACGCTGCACCACTGGTTCACCCAGCCGCGTGCCGCCTTCTGGCTGATGCAGGACAAGACCGAGGCGCAGGTGCGCGAGGCCTACCAGCGCATGATGGACTCCGGCACCGCCACGGCCTACATCGGGTGGCAGGGGAGCCGGCCGGCCTTCTTGGCCGAGTGCTACGACCCCGCGCAGGACCGCATCCGGGCCTTCTACCCGGTGCAGCCCGGCGACCTGGGCATGCACATCTTCATCGGGCCGCCCGAACGGCGCATCGCCGGTTTCTCGCGCGCCGCGTTCCATGCCTTGATGCGCTTCATGTTCACGCACCTGGGTGCGCGGCGCATCGTCGTGGAGCCCGACGCCACCAATCACAAGGTCCATGCCCTGAACCGCTCGGCGGGTTTTGTCTACGACCGTGATGTGGTCTTCCCCGAGAAGATCGCCAGCCTCGCCTTTTGCACCGGGCGGGATTTTCAACAGGCCACGGCCACCACACCAGAGGAAGCCCATTCATGA
- a CDS encoding efflux RND transporter periplasmic adaptor subunit: MKYQTTIGIGIVAAAALGAVGYGAWTAGMRAGMDMGGGAAVQSAPGTPQDPGTWTVAQGGDATARHIRDGLRAGDVDPVTGRAILNYHDPMVPGKNFDAPGKSPFMDMMLVPRYAGGDSADAGGVSVSSRIQQNLGLRSVAVVEGPLDGAVTVAGNVAWNERDQVVVSARSMGFVERLHVRATLDRVVAGAPLAEIYVPDWVAAQEEYLAVARMAGSDLGPLREAASQRMRQAGMDAAQIDRVVRTGTLQPRFTLRAPISGTMTELMVREGATVMPGMALLRLQGTDTVWAEGQVPESQVAQLQPGARVSATSPAVPGQRFDGRVQAVLPQVDPATRTLKARLELANPGGRLVPGMFVQMRFADPVGRPVLLVPSDAVIHTGRRSVVMLAEEGGHFRPVEVGVGREAGAQTEIVQGLQAGQRVVLSGQFLIDSEASLRGLEARLNQTPMPAADLHRTDAVIDAIEGDTARLTHPAIPALKWPGMTMAFRLPPPGQRPRALASGDKVRIEFRVQEGAEPQITAIERVAPAATGAAR, encoded by the coding sequence ATGAAATACCAGACAACGATCGGGATCGGCATCGTGGCCGCGGCGGCCCTGGGCGCCGTGGGTTATGGCGCATGGACCGCCGGCATGCGCGCAGGCATGGACATGGGCGGTGGCGCGGCCGTGCAGAGCGCGCCCGGCACGCCCCAGGACCCGGGCACCTGGACCGTGGCGCAAGGTGGGGACGCCACCGCCCGCCATATCCGCGACGGACTGCGCGCGGGCGACGTGGATCCGGTCACCGGCCGCGCGATCCTGAACTACCACGACCCCATGGTGCCGGGCAAGAACTTCGACGCACCGGGCAAATCGCCCTTCATGGACATGATGCTGGTGCCGCGCTACGCCGGTGGCGACAGCGCGGACGCCGGCGGTGTGTCGGTGAGCTCGCGCATCCAGCAAAACCTGGGGCTGCGCAGCGTGGCCGTGGTGGAAGGCCCGCTCGATGGTGCCGTCACGGTGGCGGGCAACGTGGCCTGGAACGAACGCGACCAGGTGGTGGTCAGCGCCCGGTCCATGGGTTTTGTGGAGCGGCTGCATGTGCGCGCCACGCTCGACCGGGTGGTGGCCGGCGCGCCCCTGGCCGAGATCTACGTGCCCGACTGGGTGGCCGCGCAAGAGGAGTACCTGGCGGTGGCCCGCATGGCCGGTTCCGACCTGGGGCCGTTGCGCGAAGCCGCGTCCCAGCGCATGCGCCAGGCCGGCATGGACGCGGCACAGATCGACCGCGTGGTGCGCACCGGCACGCTGCAGCCACGCTTCACCCTGCGGGCGCCGATCAGCGGGACCATGACTGAGTTGATGGTGCGCGAGGGCGCGACCGTGATGCCCGGCATGGCGCTGCTGCGCCTGCAGGGCACGGACACGGTCTGGGCCGAGGGCCAGGTGCCCGAGAGCCAGGTGGCGCAGCTCCAGCCCGGCGCCCGGGTCAGCGCCACCAGCCCGGCGGTGCCGGGGCAGCGCTTTGACGGGCGCGTGCAGGCCGTGCTGCCGCAAGTGGACCCCGCCACGCGCACGCTCAAGGCGCGGCTGGAGCTGGCCAACCCGGGTGGCCGACTGGTGCCGGGCATGTTCGTGCAAATGCGTTTTGCCGATCCGGTGGGCCGGCCCGTCCTGCTGGTTCCGAGCGACGCCGTGATCCACACCGGGCGCCGCAGCGTGGTGATGCTGGCCGAGGAGGGCGGGCACTTCCGGCCCGTGGAGGTCGGCGTGGGCCGCGAAGCGGGAGCGCAGACCGAGATCGTGCAGGGCCTGCAGGCCGGCCAGCGGGTGGTGCTGTCGGGCCAGTTCCTGATCGACTCCGAGGCCAGCCTGCGCGGGCTGGAGGCGCGGCTGAACCAGACGCCGATGCCGGCGGCCGACCTGCACCGCACCGACGCGGTGATCGATGCCATCGAGGGCGACACCGCCAGGCTCACCCACCCCGCGATCCCGGCGTTGAAATGGCCCGGGATGACGATGGCGTTCCGCCTGCCGCCGCCCGGGCAGCGGCCACGCGCGCTGGCCAGCGGCGACAAGGTGCGGATCGAATTTCGCGTGCAGGAGGGCGCCGAACCGCAGATCACGGCGATCGAGCGTGTGGCGCCGGCGGCCACGGGAGCGGCCCGATGA